Below is a genomic region from Enterobacteriaceae bacterium ESL0689.
GCCATATTGTCGCGTAGATAGTCAAAGCCATATTCATTGTTAGTTCCGTAAGTAATATCAGCGTTGTACGCTTCACGCTTAGCCTGCGCTGGCAGGCCTGACATATTTATGCCAACCGACATGCCAAGAAATTCAAACAGTGGACGGTTATTTTCCGCATCACGTTGTGCCAGATAATCATTAACGGTAACGATGTGAACACCCTTTTCCGGTAATGCATTCAGATAGGCTGACAGGGTTGCCGTCAGGGTTTTACCTTCACCCGTCCGCATTTCTGCAATACAACGGTCATTAAGTACCATCCCACCCAGTAGCTGAACGTCAAAATGACGCATCCCAAATACCCGTTTACTGGCCTCACGGACGACGGCAAAGGCCTCCGGGATCAGACTTTCCAGGCTTTCACCTTTTTTCAGTCGCGCACGGAACTCCGCTGTTTTGTTTTTCAGCGCTTCATCAGACAACGCTTCCATCGCCGGTTCCATGGCGTTAATCATATCGACAATTTTGCGCATACGACGCAAAGTGCGATCATTACGGCTACCGAAAACTTTAGTTAATAATTTAATTAGCATAATAAAATCTCAACCGCCCCACTATGCGGAAATACTAAAAGAATGATTTGTGTTTCAGTTAGCTAAAACGCTGTGGCCCTGCGCGTATCGCGATGGCCTGGCGCATCCAGTCCGCAATACAAAACACAAAATGCGGCGGCTGATGAAGGCTAACCAGCAGCGGATTTTTCTGCGTTAGCCGTACACTGAGCATATCGCCTGGGATCAGGTGCTGTACTGTCTGTAACGCCACAGTTCCCAGCACAACCGATAAAGCAGGTGGTGGTGTCACGGCAAATGACAAATGTCGCATGACGGAACGAATAGCATATAGTTGCCAGTCATCGACAGCCAAACCAGAGCGACGAGCGCTTTCCCGCAACGCCAGCCGGGAGAAAATGACCTTAGCCTTTATCTGATCCGACTTGCTGGTGGTTGCCATTTTAGTCAGTGAAAACGTCTCATGTTCCTGAATTAACGCAGGCAGACCAAAACTGGCCGCGACCATTCCCAGCAGGAG
It encodes:
- the secM gene encoding secA translation cis-regulator SecM, whose product is MKGLLTHWRYFSRRYFWPHLLLGMVAASFGLPALIQEHETFSLTKMATTSKSDQIKAKVIFSRLALRESARRSGLAVDDWQLYAIRSVMRHLSFAVTPPPALSVVLGTVALQTVQHLIPGDMLSVRLTQKNPLLVSLHQPPHFVFCIADWMRQAIAIRAGPQRFS